The proteins below come from a single Ictalurus furcatus strain D&B chromosome 27, Billie_1.0, whole genome shotgun sequence genomic window:
- the map1aa gene encoding microtubule-associated protein 1A has protein sequence MEGVTEFTDYVSETVDIASPFELLEPPSSGGFLKLSKPCCYIFPGGRGDSALFAVNGFNILIDGGSDQKSCFWKLVRHLDRIDSVLLTHIGADNLPGINGLLRRKIAEQEEDHSQGSNAYGEWMKNQISPELGVVFFNVPDKLKMSESTLKVKRSIEEASLTLQYLNKLGIKPEPLYRVVSNTIEPVTLFHKLGVGKLDMYILNPVKDSKEMQFFMQKWAGNSKAKTGITLANGKEGEISVPYLTSVTALVVWVPASITDRIVRVLFPGNAPQNKIFEGLEKLRHLDFLRYPVATQKDISSGGPPSVMKQTKLKPRTDSKESLKSSPKILATTKASKKEANEDIESKSDSVKETKLEKKPKKLQESVKPPKPVKASADTADTAKQEKKKLLREKSPKKHVKTSKMEEKKDKEKKQIKKEKKEIKKQESVKKDDNKESKIKEEKKTDSSKPELRKITKPDLKPFTPEVKKTLNKAKVQTKPKTEKTKAIKERENRPAVQKVSKEIQENDRSLVSSPEDLTKDFEALRQEELSELAENKVLSNLESATFPDTTVTHILSPDEGIPTTDNETESPHEEKHMYGEKTNKSLTKTADKFEDEGAATEDDYEEEYNSETKVTKTSDLTGKTDDKKCLDIKTNENLEKKHKKSDSEEEEDVIEKAELEEAEDVLHEEELKYKTEEAKKENISKDWDTKQIDTKMIKPAVAAAATEHISFIQDETIPGYSETEQTISDEEIHEETEDRVPHLRYDDVSVPDQPDSFFHGMKDIKPPIISIAPDLTAKMSSVGQEPPLSTYSTNIIAAPLAEEEHISSATSITEYDKLSSFAASVTEDQSIASVTAPPTEELGKNSLLLDNVNSTQSSSRTEGKEYLHSAGTISPTSSLEEDKCFKSPPSEEYQPTIPEMETTGKTTTQPHEDDDEDEEEEDDQTPNVDMPLGKLHESYASATVKEQLDKCPSSVVPLSSTGTPSVSQEKDEKVLSPAEPKTESAGKAPSFAPCVSSTPELSGASEPSERCVSPDDSTMRMASPTQSGPTSIGYSPTEEKAPKSLIMEKEDRMDKDTYDVQLLSKHETVVDSDANKKTVKLMEDESDLFKGGFSSTRATFDDSAEEEADVDEEEVVVEEEYFGKGEFLTCIKTKYKEERESTFLDEDDTCEPQALKEEKLIKNEKEEADKKDKPQDITYLEKEHKSQMLSSEEEEESDDEECTYSSIKAPQDKFDSVSAAYSKKDVSSSETDDATVTSKNGDKSVQFNLYSFPQSEKDLKEDHMREIRQDTPYVGKSFTYSDVYDSKSSSVDSYSPNLPKDCTDKSDDRNDTLKETEKKDSIYTFMETTKMPDFEKSHLKDASSSSYSETKTCMESNAGHILDEKSTDILTDVKPEAKKSSQSFSPERDLFSVQFDKSTVSGKTEVDNTPSSDSQDDIDTSGYLAAKSNTSYSAQSFSEVTRDSALDMKMLAHGEDDDDDDDDEEDTDEEDDDDDVYRRRVSDNAIEKDAKDGPTKELSSLCGATSIVPPEFKEEKKDTSQDYSFGSVTYGTPPIPTPFEPTKSQNHAEQPFEMGKKEASSPLSGSQMTEYSGYGYSYGEVKKSIPSSHLDNKDDSYGQSFLPLSTKPSEDKYYHDDKDLEFEKQKTPDILAKKSGDSVSPGFSYTTTSATAYSSSSSYSHSSSASASLSTSRQFGDELGTPASVGYEYSPFKDEHSPVIDSPFSSSGGLVKDEYLEVSEKMTPATTTAESMSSLARFSPLSPFEEIKSLPSHPLTSSVDKREELASSASGALDKGHQGACFYKPEWKADTGLQAEYGATGPYNLPSQPAEKDTMKKDMFGASSTPCSDLLEKQYYEDTESSEEEEDICESERVNLHYQRSPFTAEADKKDDPFSETEKLFSASKVGTFPDVLTYTSSVPQTTKPDTANGPAEVTMAAPEAFADTSRVTYSLSKTEVKSEQFEACKIRNPFEWEMQQQRGVYPGESPPHYRHEDEYEEEEEREPEHPPRPLSLSSAEQSFPSSYYKEDPNRHDNLDHPSEKYMGASSFSSSPGYSSSEYKQRKGDTSPSFINPSICQLSSDEEDEEQRSQDADQQQPSGKKRTHNQPQHGSYREDSESQRLSGAMAAGTGLAGEDTPPTSVSESLPSQTDSDVPPGTEECPSITAEANAESDEDADYLPVDKSSGAYGGKHFSSRSEKSHDPLPTPIMDPAPCPPRPDVCMVDPDALSSLTDKPLKKDPKTKSLRKASKSRSPARKADAIRKRSPSKDSSPRTTSLKKKDLEDDLSKSSHNTGKGLVNGIKTVSGSNTAKSSSAAPSGSPIFVDLAYIPNHCSAKNVEQEFFKRVRSAYYVVSGNDSSSGEPSRVVLDALLEGKAQWGSNLQVTLIPTHDTEVMREWYQQTHEKQQELNIMVLASSSTVVMQDESFPACKIEF, from the exons ATGGAGGGTGTTACAGAGTTTACAGATTACGTCTCTGAGACTGTGGATATTGCTTCCCCATTTGAGCTCCTGGAGCCACCCAGCTCAGGGGGATTCCTGAAGTTATCCAAGCCATGCTGCTACATCTTTCCTGGAGGCAGAGGTGACTCAGCCCTGTTTGCAGTCAATGGCTTTAACATTTTGATTGATGGTGGTTCAGACCAAAAGTCTTGCTTCTGGAAACTGGTGCGACACTTGGATCGGATAGATTCTGTTCTGCTTACCCACATTGGAGCTGACAATCTCCCTGGGATAAACGGACTATTGAGGAGAAAAATTGCAGAGCAAGAAGAGGACCATTCTCAAGGCTCAAATGCCTATGGAGAATGGATGAAAAACCAGATTTCACCTGAGCTTGGTGTGGTTTTCTTCAACGTTCCAGACAAGCTAAAGATGTCAGAATCAACTTTGAAAGTTAAAAGGAGCATTGAGGAGGCATCTCTTACGTTGCAGTACCTCAACAAACTGGGTATCAAACCTGAGCCCCTGTATCGAGTTGTTAGCAACACAATCGAGCCGGTCACCCTTTTTCACAAATTGGGTGTTGGCAAATTAGATATGTACATTCTAAATCCAGTCAAGGACAGTAAAGAAATGCAATTTTTCATGCAGAAGTGGGCAGGTAACAGTAAGGCTAAGACTGGCATCACATTGGCCAATGGAAAAGAGGGAGAAATTTCTGTTCCGTACCTTACATCAGTAACGGCCCTTGTTGTATGGGTTCCAGCCAGCATTACCGACAGGATAGTGAGGGTATTGTTTCCTGGAAATGCACCACAGAACAAAATTTTTGAGGGACTGGAAAAGCTAAGGCATCTTGACTTCTTGCGTTATCCAGTTGCTACTCAAAAAGACATATCATCTGGAGGGCCCCCTTCAgtgatgaaacaaacaaaacttaaGCCAAGGACTGATAGCAAGGAAAGCCTCAAGTCTTCACCCAAAATACTTGCCACTACtaaagcaagcaagaaagaagCAAATGAGGACATTGAATCAAAAAGCGACTCAGTAAAAGAGACTAAACTGGAAAAGAAGCCAAAAAAATTGCAAGAGAGTGTTAAACCTCCTAAACCTGTGAAAGCCAGTGCAGATACCGCTGATACAGCAAAGCAAGAGAAAAAGAAGTTGTTAAGAGAGAAATCTCCTAAGAAACATGTCAAGACATCTAAAATGGAGGAAAAGAAggataaagaaaagaaacagataaagaaagaaaagaaagaaataaaaaagcaagaATCTGTCAAGAAAGATGACAATAAGGAATCCAAAATtaaggaagaaaagaagacaGATTCAAGTAAGCCAGAATTAAGGAAGATCACCAAGCCTGACTTAAAACCCTTCACCCCTGAAGTCAAAAAGACTCTTAACAAAGCAAAGGTTCAAACCAAACCaaagacagaaaaaacaaaagcaatcaaAGAGCGAGAGAACAGACCTGCTGTGCAGAAAGTTTCAAAAGAGATACAGGAAAATGACAGATCCCTGGTCTCCTCCCCAGAAGATCTTACCAAGGACTTTGAAGCACTGAGACAAGAAGAACTTTCTGAGCTTGCAGAAAACAAAGTGCTTTCAAATCTTGAATCTGCAACTTTTCCTGACACAACAGTCACACATATTTTGTCTCCAGATGAAGGAATACCCACTACTGACAATGAGACTGAATCCCCTCATGAGGAAAAACACATGTATGgagaaaagacaaacaaatcCCTTACAAAAACAGCAGACAAATTTGAGGATGAAGGTGCTGCTACAGAAGATGATTATGAGGAAGAATACAACTCTGAGACCAAAGTAACTAAAACTTCAGATCTCACAGGGAAGACAGATGACAAAAAATGCCTGGACATAAAGACGAATGAAAATCTTGAAAAGAAACATAAAAAGAGTGAcagtgaggaggaagaggatgttATTGAAAAAGCTGAGCTGGAGGAAGCAGAGGATGTACTTCATGAGGAAGAGTTGAAATATAAGACAGAGgaggcaaaaaaagaaaatattagtAAAGATTGGGACACCAAACAAATTGACACTAAAATGATCAAacctgctgttgctgctgctgccactGAACACATCTCGTTCATCCAAGATGAAACCATCCCTGGATATTCAGAGACTGAACAGACCATTTCTGATGAGGAGATCCATGAAGAGACGGAGGACAGGGTCCCTCATCTCCGCTATGATGATGTCTCTGTCCCTGATCAACCCGACTCTTTCTTCCATGGCATGAAAGACATAAAACCCCCAATCATATCTATTGCACCTGATTTAACAGCAAAGATGAGCAGTGTTGGCCAAGAGCCACCTTTATCTACATATTCCACGAATATCATTGCAGCACCATTGGCTGAGGAAGAACATATATCGTCAGCAACCTCCATTACGGAGTATGATAAATTATCCTCTTTTGCAGCATCGGTTACTGAAGATCAGTCTATTGCATCTGTGACAGCACCTCCAACTGAGGAACTAGGAAAAAACTCTTTACTCCTTGACAATGTGAACAGTACGCAATCATCCAGTCGTACAGAAGGAAAAGAATACCTGCATTCAGCTGGCACAATCTCCCCaacatcatctttagaagaagACAAATGTTTCAAGTCACCTCCATCAGAAGAGTACCAACCCACCATTCCAGAGATGGAAACTACTGGAAAGACCACCACTCAACcacatgaagatgatgatgaggatgaagaagaggaagacgaCCAGACACCCAATGTTGACATGCCTCTTGGAAAACTCCATGAAAGTTACGCATCTGCCACAGTGAAGGAACAGCTTGATAAATGCCCCTCTTCAGTGGTACCTCTTTCCTCAACTGGAACACCTTCTGTCTCACAAGAAAAGGATGAAAAAGTCCTTTCTCCAGCTGAGCCCAAAACAGAAAGTGCTGGGAAAGCACCTTCTTTTGCACCCTGTGTCTCCAGCACGCCAGAGCTGAGTGGTGCTTCAGAACCATCAGAGAGATGCGTAAGTCCAGACGATAGCACAATGAGAATGGCCTCACCTACACAGTCAGGCCCTACTAGCATTGGCTATTCGCCTACCGAGGAAAAGGCACCAAAGTCTTTAATCATGGAGAAAGAGGACAGAATGGACAAGGACACATATGACGTTCAATTGttatctaaacatgaaacagttGTAGACAGTGATGCAAACAAAAAGACTGTTAAGCTAATGGAGGATGAAAGTGACCTATTCAAAGGTGGTTTCTCTAGCACAAGGGCAACATTTGATGATTCAGCTGAAGAAGAAGCTGATGTTGATGAAGaggaagtagtagtagaagaagaatattTTGGAAAGGGAGAGTTTCTGACctgcattaaaacaaaatacaaagaagagagggagagtacATTCCTTGATGAAGATGACACTTGTGAGCCACAAGCTTTAAAAGAGGAAAAGctcattaaaaatgagaaagagGAAGCAGATAAGAAAGATAAACCACAAGACATCACCTACTTGGAGAAAGAACACAAATCCCAGATGCTGAGCtctgaagaggaggaagagagtgacGATGAAGAATGCACTTACTCAAGCATAAAAGCACCTCAGGACAAGTTTGATTCAGTGTCCGCAGCCTACAGCAAAAAAGATGTGTCATCCTCAGAGACAGATGACGCCACAGTGACCTCCAAAAATGGCGATAAAAGTGTACAGTTCAACTTGTACTCCTTCCCTCAGTCTGAAAAGGATCTTAAAGAAGACCATATGAGAGAAATAAGGCAGGATACACCTTATGTAGGGAAGAGTTTTACATATTCTGATGTATATGACAGTAAATCTAGTTCAGTGGATTCATACTCTCCTAATTTACCGAAAGACTGCACTGATAAGTCTGATGATCGTAATGACACCCTCAAggaaacagagaaaaaagatTCCATATATACCTTCATGGAAACTACAAAGATGCCAGATTTTGAGAAATCTCACCTAAAGgatgcatcatcatcatcatacagtGAAACCAAAACATGCATGGAATCGAACGCTGGACACATTTTAGATGAAAAGTCTACAGACATATTAACTGACGTTAAACCAGAGGCCAAGAAATCATCACAGTCATTCTCACCAGAAAGAGACCTATTTTCTGTTCAATTTGATAAGTCTACTGTTAGCGGCAAGACAGAAGTAGATAATACCCCATCAAGTGATTCTCAAGATGACATTGACACTTCTGGCTATTTGGCTGCAAAAAGCAACACTTCTTATTCAGCTCAGTCTTTCAGTGAGGTGACAAGAGACAGTGCATTAGACATGAAGATGTTAGCACATGgagaggatgatgatgacgatgacgatgatgaagaagatactgatgaagaagatgatgatgatgatgtttacaGGAGACGTGTCAGTGACAATGCCATAGAAAAAGATGCTAAAGACGGACCAACAAAAGAATTAAGCTCGTTATGTGGTGCCACCAGCATAGTGCCACCCGAAttcaaagaggaaaagaaggaCACCTCACAAGACTATAGTTTTGGCTCTGTCACCTATGGCACACCCCCCATTCCTACTCCTTTTGAACCGACAAAGAGTCAAAACCATGCAGAGCAACCTTTTGAAATGGGTAAAAAGGAAGCATCATCACCACTCTCTGGTAGCCAAATGACAGAATATTCTGGATATGGATATTCTTATGGTGAAGTGAAAAAGTCTATCCCATCCAGTCATTTAGACAACAAAGATGATAGCTATGGTCAGTCTTTCTTACCTCTGTCCACAAAACCAAGTGAAGACAAATATTACCATGATGACAAAGACCTTGagtttgaaaagcaaaaaacaccAGATATTTTAGCAAAAAAATCTGGAGACTCTGTCTCACCAGGCTTCAGTTATACAACGACATCAGCCACAGCatactcctcctcttcctcctacAGTCACTCTTCCTCTGCATCTGCCTCTCTCTCCACTAGTCGCCAGTTTGGAGATGAGCTAGGAACTCCTGCCAGTGTTGGATATGAGTATTCACCCTTTAAAGATGAGCACTCACCTGTAATAGATTCACCATTCTCCAGTTCTGGTGGGCTGGTTAAAgatgagtatttggaggtgtcaGAGAAGATGACTCCTGCTACCACCACAGCTGAGTCCATGTCCAGCCTAGCAAGGTTTTCACCATTATCACCTTTCGAGGAGATCAAGTCCCTACCTTCTCATCCACTTACCTCTTCAGTGGATAAAAGAGAAGAACTTGCCAGCTCTGCAAGTGGTGCTTTGGACAAGGGCCACCAGGGTGCATGCTTTTACAAGCCAGAATGGAAGGCAGATACAGGTTTGCAAGCTGAATATGGTGCTACCGGACCTTACAATCTCCCTTCCCAGCCTGCTGAGAAAGACACTATgaaaaaagatatgtttggtgctTCCTCAACACCTTGTTCTGATTTACTCGAGAAACAATATTATGAAGACACTGAGAGTAGTGAGGAGGAAGAAGACATTTGTGAGTCTGAACGGGTCAACCTACACTATCAAAGATCTCCATTTACAGCTGAAGCAGACAAGAAAGATGATCCTTTTTCTGAGACTGAAAAACTGTTTTCTGCCAGTAAGGTAGGCACATTTCCCGATGTGCTTACGTACACTTCTTCAGTACCACAGACTACAAAACCAGATACTGCAAATGGTCCTGCAGAGGTCACAATGGCAGCACCAGAGGCCTTTGCTGACACCAGCAGAGTCACATATAGCCTATCAAAAACTGAAGTGAAAAGTGAGCAATTTGAAGCCTGCAAAATAAGGAACCCATTTGAATGGGAGATGCAGCAGCAAAGAGGTGTCTACCCAGGAGAATCACCACCTCATTATCGTCATGAGGATGAGtatgaggaagaagaggaaaggGAGCCTGAGCATCCACCTCGTCCTCTTTCCCTTTCATCTGCAGAGCAGTCTTTCCCATCCTCCTACTATAAAGAAGATCCAAACAGGCATGATAACTTAGATCATCCTTCTGAAAAATATATGGGTGCCAgctccttctcctcttcccCAGGTTACTCTTCCTCTGAGTACAaacagagaaagggagacaCTTCCCCATCATTTATCAATCCAAGCATTTGCCAGCTGTCCAGtgatgaggaagatgaggaacAAAGAAGCCAGGACGCAGATCAGCAGCAGCCATCAGGCAAGAAACGAACCCACAACCAGCCCCAGCACGGTTCCTACAGAGAGGACAGTGAATCACAGCGCCTTTCTGGAGCCATGGCTGCAGGTACTGGCCTAGCTGGGGAGGACACACCTCCAACCTCTGTCAGTGAATCTCTCCCCTCACAGACAGATTCTGATGTCCCACCAGGAACAGAGGAGTGTCCCTCCATCACAGCAGAAGCCAATGCAGAATCTGATGAGGATGCAGATTATCTCCCTGTGGACAAATCATCTGGAGCCTATGGTGGAAAGCACTTCTCATCCCGGTCAGAGAAAAGTCATGATCCACTGCCTACACCGATAATGGATCCAGCCCCTTGCCCACCTCGTCCTGATGTCTGCATGGTAGACCCAGATGCTCTCTCCAGCCTTACTGACAAACCTTTAAAGAAAGACCCAAAAACAAAGAGCCTTCGCAAAGCAAGTAAGTCAAGGTCACCGGCTAGGAAAGCCGATGCCATTCGTAAGAGGTCTCCATCAAAGGATTCCTCTCCTCGTACCACTTCTCTGAAGAAGAAGGACTTAGAGGATGATCTGTCCAAGTCAAGTCACAACACAGGCAAGGGCCTTGTCAATGGAATTAAAACAGTTTCAG GATCAAACACTGCAAAATCCAGTTCTGCTGCACCCTCTGGCTCTCCAATCTTTGTGGACTTGGCCTACATTCCAAACCACTGCAGTGCTAAAAATGTCGAGCAGGAGTTCTTCAAACGTGTGCGCTCTGCCTATTATGTAGTGAGTGGGAATGACTCCAGCAGTGGAGAGCCTAGCCGTGTTGTCCTGGATGCACTGCTGGAGGGAAAAGCACAGTGGGGGTCTAATCTACAG GTGACGTTGATCCCTACCCATGACACAGAAGTGATGAGGGAGTGGTACCAACAGACCCATGAGAAGCAACAGGAGCTGAATATCATGGTGCTGGCCAGCAGCAGCACAGTTGTGATGCAGGATGAGTCATTCCCTGCTTGTAAGATTGAGTTCTAA